A single window of Nicotiana sylvestris chromosome 3, ASM39365v2, whole genome shotgun sequence DNA harbors:
- the LOC138887790 gene encoding uncharacterized protein: MAPFEAFYSRRCRSPIGWFEVGEAELIGSDPVHRAMEKVKIIKERLKTTQNRQKSYWNKVVGDSSALVPIETIEVNEEISYEEIPFAILDRQVRKLRNKEIASVKVLWWNQLVEEATWEVEE; encoded by the exons ATGGCACCATTTGAAGCATTCTATagtaggagatgtagatctcctattgggtggttcgaggttggagaagctgaattgatagggTCAGACCCTGTGCATCGGGCTATGGAGAAGGTTAAGATTATTAAAGAGCGGTTGAAAACTACTCAGAACCGTCAAAAGTCCTATTGGAAT AAGGTAGTTGGAGATTCGTCCGCTCTTGTACCGATtgagactattgaggttaatgaagaaatATCGTACGAAGAAATTCCATTTGCCatccttgataggcaagtccgaaagttgagaaataaagaaattgcctccgtgaaagtgttatggtggaACCAGctggttgaggaagccacttgggaagtcGAGGaataa